The Meriones unguiculatus strain TT.TT164.6M chromosome 9, Bangor_MerUng_6.1, whole genome shotgun sequence genome window below encodes:
- the Socs4 gene encoding suppressor of cytokine signaling 4, which yields MAESNSKNVDVRPKTSRSRSADRKDGYVWSGKKLSWSKKSESCSESETVGTIEKAESPLRSQERKLSCSSIELDLDHSCGHRFLGRSLKQKLQDAMGQCFPIKNCSSRHSSGLPSKRKIHITELMLDKCPFPPRSDLAFRWHFIKRHTVPLSPGSDDWVSTDLSENKLRDAQVKRRNTEEDIPCFSQTSVQPCVLTTNSASCTGGHMTGSMMNLVTNSSIEDSDMESEDEIITLCTSSRKRNKPRWEMDDEILHLEAPPKYHTQIDYVHCLVPDLLQISNNPCYWGVMDKYAAEALLEGKPEGTFLLRDSAQEDYLFSVSFRRYSRSLHARIEQWNHNFSFDAHDPCVFHSPDITGLLEHYKDPSACMFFEPLLSTPLIRTFPFSLQHICRTVICNCTTYDGIDALPIPSPMKLYLKEYHYKSKVRLLRVDVPEQQ from the coding sequence ATGGCTGAAAGCAACAGTAAGAATGTAGATGTGCGGCCTAAAACAAGTCGGAGTAGAAGTGCTGACAGAAAGGATGGTTATGTGTGGAGCGGAAAGAAGTTATCTTGGTCCAAAAAGAGTGAGAGTTGTTCTGAATCTGAAACAGTTGGTACCATTGAGAAAGCTGAAAGTCCTCTGAGGAGCCAAGAAAGGAAGCTCAGCTGTTCGTCCATTGAGTTGGACCTAGATCATTCCTGTGGGCATAGATTTTTAGGCCGATCCCTTAAACAGAAACTGCAAGATGCCATGGGCCAGTGTTTTCCAATAAAGAACTGTAGTAGTCGACACTCTTCAGGGCTTCCatctaaaagaaaaattcacatcACTGAACTCATGTTAGATAAGTGCCCTTTTCCACCTCGATCAGACTTAGCCTTTAGGTGGCATTTTATTAAACGACACACCGTTCCTCTAAGTCCCGGTTCAGATGACTGGGTGAGCACAGACTTATCTGAGAATAAACTGAGGGACGCTCAGGTAAAACGAAGAAACACGGAAGAagacattccctgtttctcacAAACCAGTGTCCAGCCTTGTGTCCTAACTACCAACAGTGCTTCATGTACAGGTGGTCACATGACTGGCTCTATGATGAACTTGGTCACAAACAGCAGCATAGAAGATAGTGACATGGAGTCAGAGGATGAAATTATAACACTGTGCACAAGctccagaaaaagaaacaagcccAGGTGGGAAATGGATGATGAAATCCTGCATTTGGAGGCACCTCCCAAGTACCACACCCAGATTGATTATGTCCACTGCCTTGTTCCAGACCTCCTTCAGATCAGTAACAATCCGTGCTACTGGGGTGTCATGGATAAATACGCAGCCGAAGCTCTGCTAGAGGGAAAGCCAGAGGGCACCTTTTTACTTCGAGACTCCGCACAGGAAGACTACTTATTCTCCGTTAGTTTTAGGCGCTACAGTCGTTCTCTTCATGCTAGAATTGAACAGTGGAATCATAACTTCAGCTTTGATGCCCATGATCCTTGCGTCTTCCATTCTCCTGATATTACTGGGCTCCTAGAACATTATAAGGACCCAAGTGCCTGTATGTTCTTTGAACCACTTCTATCCACTCCGTTAATCCGAACTTTCCCCTTTTCCTTGCAGCATATTTGCAGAACAGTTATTTGTAATTGTACGACTTACGATGGCATCGATGCCCTTCCAATCCCTTCTCCTATGAAATTGTATCTGAAGGAATACCATTATAAATCAAAAGTTAGGTTACTCAGGGTTGACGTGCCAGAGCAACAGTGA
- the Mapk1ip1l gene encoding MAPK-interacting and spindle-stabilizing protein-like has product MSDEFSLADALPEQPSAKASVSSAKAGQSQGWPGSGPWSNPSAPPALPPGLPPSAAPSTVPFGPAPTGMYPSMPPAGPPPGPPAPFPPGPSCLPPSGPYPAPAVPGPGPTGPYATPNMPIPELPRPYGAPTDPAAVGTLGPWGSMSSGPWAPGIGGQHPNMPYRSPGPYPTVPPPVSGAPPVPWGTVPPGAWGPPAPYPGPAGSYPSPGPHPTLNNPYQVPSGPSGAPPMPGGPHSYH; this is encoded by the exons atgTCAGATGAATTTTCG CTGGCAGATGCGCTACCTGAACAGCCCTCGGCCAAAGCGTCTGTGAGCAGTGCAAAGGCCGGCCAGTCTCAAGGCTGGCCGGGCTCCGGCCCATGGAGTAACCCCAGCGCTCCACCTGCGCTGCCTCCGGGACTCCCGCCTAGTGCAGCGCCCTCCACTGTGCCTTTTGGACCAGCACCAACAGGAATGTACCCCTCCATGCCTCCAGCTGGACCACCACCAGGACCCCCAGCACCCTTTCCTCCTGGACCGTCATGTCTCCCACCTAGTGGTCCTTACCCAGCCCCTGCTGTGCCGGGCCCTGGCCCCACGGGGCCGTACGCTACGCCAAATATGCCCATTCCGGAGCTACCTAGGCCATACGGTGCACCCACAGATCCAGCTGCAGTTGGTACTTTAGGTCCATGGGGATCCATGTCTTCTGGACCTTGGGCACCAGGAATTGGGGGGCAGCATCCTAATATGCCATATCGATCTCCAGGGCCGTATCCCACTGTTCCTCCTCCAGTGTCAGGAGCACCGCCTGTTCCATGGGGCACTGTGCCGCCAGGAGCCTGGGGACCACCAGCACCATATCCTGGCCCTGCAGGATCATATCCCTCGCCAGGACCCCATCCTACTCTGAATAATCCTTACCAAGTGCCTTCAGGACCTTCTGGTGCTCCACCAATGCCTGGTGGCCCTCAT tCTTACCATTGA